From a region of the Helianthus annuus cultivar XRQ/B chromosome 5, HanXRQr2.0-SUNRISE, whole genome shotgun sequence genome:
- the LOC110939443 gene encoding calcium-binding protein PBP1 has translation MASNNTVFQDFLPLMADKLGGERLMDELCNGFQLLMDPVKRVITFDSLKKNAVVLGLADMTDDDLMSMLKEGDLDGDGVLSQMEFCVLMFRLSPELMKQSWLLLDEVLR, from the coding sequence ATGGCATCCAACAACACCGTGTTCCAAGACTTCTTGCCCTTAATGGCGGATAAATTGGGCGGCGAACGTCTGATGGACGAACTATGTAACGGGTTCCAATTGCTGATGGATCCGGTGAAACGGGTCATCACTTTCGACAGCCTGAAGAAGAACGCGGTCGTATTGGGGCTTGCGGATATGACAGATGATGATTTGATGAGCATGTTGAAGGAAGGAGATTTGGATGGAGATGGAGTTCTGAGTCAGATGGAGTTTTGTGTTCTTATGTTTAGATTAAGCCCTGAGTTGATGAAACAGTCATGGTTATTGTTGGATGAAGTTCTTCGGTag